The Camelina sativa cultivar DH55 chromosome 14, Cs, whole genome shotgun sequence genome includes a window with the following:
- the LOC104742402 gene encoding uncharacterized protein LOC104742402, producing MEPPPERSKRLHNFPLPHLRWGQQRYLRCVNLPSSSNSPHHQPSPSSSSPDHAPNNNNNRSGAKNGEVVAAARPWNLRTRRAACSEPPGGDESPAIDSSLRRNNEIGVKRSTISSENDDEKLKLKFSIPLSREEIEQDFSIAFGKKPSRRPKKRPRLVQKKLNTIFPGLWLNEEVTIDLYNGPGGAQDT from the exons CTTTACCTCATCTTCGTTGGGGTCAACAGAGATACCTCAGATGCGTCAATCTACCCTCATCATCAAATTCACCACATCACCaaccatctccttcttcttcgtctcccgATCACGcacccaacaacaacaacaacagatccGGAGCGAAGAACGGTGAGGTAGTTGCGGCGGCTAGGCCGTGGAATCTGAGGACGAGGAGAGCTGCGTGTAGTGAACCACCTGGAGGAGACGAATCGCCGGCGATTGACTCTTCTCTTCGTAGGAATAACGAAATTGGGGTGAAGAGAAGCACCATCTCTTCGGAGAATGATGATGAGAAACTGAAATTGAAATTCTCAATTCCTTTGTCGAGAGAAGAGATTGAACAAGATTTCTCCATTGCCTTTGGGAAAAAACCTTCCAGGAGACCTAAGAAGAGACCTAGGCTTGTTCAGAAGAAATTGAAT acgATTTTTCCAGGATTGTGGTTGAATGAAGAAGTAACAATTGATTTATACAATGGCCCTGGAGGAGCTCAGGATACGTGA